One window of the Arthrobacter sp. D5-1 genome contains the following:
- a CDS encoding RcpC/CpaB family pilus assembly protein produces the protein MPQQSRSALLARARRSASPAGPWPPDPFGAGGQSSRPRKNATSFHRQLNYSARQGRRQRIGSWIARNRRLTVALLLCLAAGIAVQQLTPASELRISVMVAARDLPTGTTLTEADFTRVGVPQDLAVTGALSDGGDLTGRQLAAPLSRGQIPTESSLLGPGLLTGSPVGTAAVPLRMADPSSIQLLSPGQLVTVVLTAAGSYDESRETQVLAGPVPVLWTSAHGGKAGEWLGTSDTEGLVVVAADPQQAEKLAGASTHGKLFFVLVNP, from the coding sequence ATGCCACAACAGTCTCGAAGCGCCCTCCTTGCCCGCGCCCGGCGTTCAGCGTCGCCTGCCGGCCCTTGGCCCCCGGACCCGTTTGGTGCGGGAGGGCAGTCGTCCCGGCCCCGCAAAAATGCCACAAGCTTTCACCGGCAGCTGAATTATTCAGCCCGCCAAGGCAGAAGGCAAAGGATCGGCTCCTGGATCGCCCGCAACCGCCGTCTCACTGTTGCCCTCCTGCTGTGCCTGGCCGCCGGCATCGCCGTCCAACAGCTGACTCCGGCTTCGGAGCTGCGAATCAGTGTCATGGTGGCCGCCCGTGACCTCCCCACGGGAACCACTCTCACAGAAGCCGATTTCACCCGGGTGGGAGTGCCCCAGGACCTCGCCGTCACCGGAGCCCTCTCAGATGGCGGGGACCTCACAGGCAGACAGTTGGCCGCTCCCTTGAGCCGGGGGCAGATCCCCACTGAGTCCAGCCTCCTGGGTCCCGGGCTTCTCACTGGATCACCCGTGGGCACCGCAGCCGTTCCCCTGCGGATGGCCGACCCGTCGTCCATCCAGCTCCTCTCCCCCGGCCAGTTGGTCACGGTGGTCCTCACGGCAGCCGGATCCTATGACGAATCCAGGGAAACACAAGTACTCGCCGGTCCCGTCCCCGTGCTCTGGACCTCAGCCCACGGGGGCAAGGCAGGCGAATGGCTGGGCACCAGCGACACCGAAGGCTTGGTGGTGGTTGCTGCGGATCCACAGCAAGCAGAAAAGCTTGCCGGCGCATCAACGCACGGCAAGCTTTTCTTTGTTTTGGTCAACCCGTGA
- a CDS encoding FmdB family zinc ribbon protein → MPTYAYACKDCDHAFDIVQSFSDSSLTECPECKGALRKKFNSVGVVFKGSGFYRTDSRDAKGSTVSAAPAAAPSAPAAAPAPAAAAS, encoded by the coding sequence GTGCCCACATACGCATACGCCTGCAAAGACTGTGACCATGCCTTTGACATCGTCCAGTCCTTCTCTGACAGCTCCCTGACGGAGTGCCCCGAGTGCAAGGGCGCCCTTCGCAAGAAGTTCAACAGCGTCGGTGTCGTCTTCAAGGGCTCTGGTTTCTACCGGACTGATTCCCGTGATGCCAAGGGCAGCACTGTTTCAGCCGCACCCGCCGCCGCGCCGTCCGCTCCCGCAGCCGCCCCGGCACCGGCAGCTGCAGCAAGCTAA
- a CDS encoding 5-formyltetrahydrofolate cyclo-ligase has translation MASKEDIRSSRRLQRRALSPEQIAAAGASIAQHGTEWAAAASSGTAATFAVYVGVAFEPPTMPLIHSLHEAGHRILLPVCEPGRQLSWVYWTPSTVFVRSSYAPIDEPEGERMESQVVAGAAGIFMPATAVDRDGNRIGQGGGYYDRLLHGLDDSGQRPPTIAVVYDADLLPSGSIPAEAFDRPVREVLTPSGVVHLDERAP, from the coding sequence ATGGCATCGAAGGAAGACATCCGCAGCAGCCGCCGCCTCCAAAGGCGCGCCCTCTCCCCCGAACAGATCGCTGCTGCCGGTGCGTCGATCGCGCAGCATGGAACGGAATGGGCGGCTGCAGCTTCCTCCGGCACGGCGGCCACTTTTGCCGTCTATGTAGGTGTCGCGTTTGAGCCACCCACCATGCCGCTCATCCATTCCCTGCACGAGGCCGGACACAGGATCCTCCTTCCCGTGTGCGAGCCCGGCCGGCAGCTGAGCTGGGTCTATTGGACCCCGTCGACAGTTTTCGTCCGTTCCTCCTACGCCCCTATCGACGAACCTGAGGGCGAACGCATGGAAAGCCAGGTGGTGGCAGGCGCGGCGGGGATCTTCATGCCAGCCACGGCAGTGGACAGGGATGGCAACCGGATCGGCCAGGGCGGCGGTTACTACGACCGGCTCCTCCATGGGCTCGACGATTCCGGCCAGCGGCCGCCCACCATTGCGGTGGTGTACGACGCCGACCTGTTGCCTTCAGGTTCGATTCCCGCCGAAGCATTCGACCGCCCCGTGCGGGAAGTGCTGACTCCCTCCGGGGTGGTCCATCTCGACGAGAGAGCCCCGTGA
- a CDS encoding GNAT family protein, with translation MYGSAIWPVTLESGDLLLRPIRYRDKREWSEVRSRNSEWLAPWEASNPAPGGRLPSYRQMVASLNNQARQSTALPFLIVERTPGFREPLIVGQLTVSSIIWGSAMMATLGYWVDKERAGHGIAPTAVAMATDHCFKVLGLHRMEINIRPENAPSLRVVEKLGFRDEGYRERYLHINGEWADHRSFALTSDEVPEGLLRRWLRG, from the coding sequence ATGTACGGTTCTGCGATCTGGCCGGTGACGCTGGAAAGCGGAGACCTGCTTCTTCGCCCCATCCGATACCGCGACAAGCGGGAGTGGTCTGAAGTCCGTTCGCGGAACAGCGAATGGCTTGCTCCCTGGGAGGCGTCCAACCCGGCACCGGGTGGGCGCCTGCCCAGTTATCGGCAGATGGTGGCCTCGCTGAACAACCAAGCCCGACAGTCCACGGCATTGCCTTTCCTCATTGTCGAGCGGACCCCTGGATTCCGTGAGCCGCTCATCGTCGGGCAGTTGACCGTTTCCTCCATCATTTGGGGATCGGCCATGATGGCTACGTTGGGGTACTGGGTGGATAAGGAGCGGGCCGGGCACGGTATTGCTCCGACGGCGGTGGCCATGGCAACGGACCACTGCTTCAAGGTGTTGGGCCTTCACCGCATGGAGATCAATATCAGGCCCGAAAACGCCCCCAGCCTGAGGGTGGTGGAGAAGCTTGGATTCCGGGATGAGGGGTATCGGGAACGGTACCTGCACATCAACGGCGAATGGGCTGACCACCGGTCCTTTGCCCTGACATCGGACGAGGTTCCTGAGGGTCTGCTGCGTCGGTGGCTCAGAGGATAA
- a CDS encoding PadR family transcriptional regulator, with protein sequence MHNSFPANGFMGNNLDGMWQAVEEFRSRFEKRSGTRAGRGELRSAILALLAERPMHGYQIIHEIEERSGGSWKPSAGSVYPTLQLLADEGFVSAEESNGRKIYSLTEAGREDVAGSETSAPWDSLGTSSSPGFAALPKAGVDLAQAAAQVGRTGTPKQVQEAVTVLEEARRRLYSILAQD encoded by the coding sequence ATGCACAATTCATTCCCTGCAAACGGATTCATGGGCAACAACCTGGACGGCATGTGGCAAGCCGTTGAGGAGTTCCGTTCCCGGTTCGAAAAGCGTTCCGGAACCCGTGCGGGCCGGGGCGAGCTGCGATCGGCGATCCTTGCCCTGCTTGCTGAGCGTCCCATGCACGGCTACCAGATCATTCATGAAATCGAAGAGCGCAGCGGCGGTAGTTGGAAGCCGAGTGCCGGCTCCGTCTATCCCACCCTGCAGCTGTTGGCGGACGAAGGTTTCGTCAGTGCCGAGGAGTCCAACGGGCGCAAAATCTACTCCCTGACCGAAGCGGGCCGGGAGGACGTGGCTGGTTCCGAAACGTCAGCGCCATGGGATTCCCTGGGAACGTCATCGAGCCCGGGTTTCGCTGCACTGCCCAAGGCCGGTGTGGACCTGGCGCAGGCTGCGGCGCAGGTCGGCCGTACCGGGACACCCAAGCAAGTGCAGGAGGCTGTAACGGTGCTTGAGGAGGCACGCCGCCGCCTGTACTCGATCCTCGCCCAGGACTGA
- a CDS encoding NAD(P)H-binding protein — protein MASICVAGGTGQVGREVVRLALDAGHEVTSLSRHVPPPGSEKHHDGATYVAGDVTTGEGLAAALEGVDVVIDCLEAQFGKAQREFADGGARLLASAHRAGVGRAVALSIINCDLSSYSYYVSKVGKERKYSASPLETVVVRATQFHGLVAMIFAAGAKVRLIPVFKRTRFQTISPVDVARALLDAAMESASPERHRLRTVGGPEVLTMRQMAESWKAVTGARGTIVEVPLPGAMGAFLRSGNNLIPGQKDGVETFVSWLEKRRESL, from the coding sequence ATGGCCAGTATCTGCGTAGCAGGCGGTACCGGCCAGGTAGGTCGCGAGGTTGTCCGGCTTGCTCTGGATGCGGGTCATGAGGTGACCTCTTTGTCACGCCACGTGCCGCCTCCCGGCTCGGAGAAGCATCACGACGGCGCCACCTACGTTGCGGGCGACGTCACCACAGGAGAAGGGCTGGCGGCCGCACTGGAGGGCGTCGACGTCGTGATTGACTGCCTTGAAGCTCAGTTCGGCAAAGCCCAACGAGAATTCGCCGACGGCGGTGCCCGCCTTCTTGCCTCGGCTCACCGTGCCGGGGTCGGCAGGGCGGTGGCGTTGTCCATCATTAACTGCGACCTCAGCAGTTATTCGTATTACGTCTCCAAGGTTGGGAAAGAGCGGAAGTACTCTGCATCTCCGCTTGAGACCGTGGTGGTTCGCGCAACACAGTTTCACGGCTTGGTGGCAATGATCTTCGCTGCCGGGGCCAAGGTGCGCCTCATTCCTGTCTTCAAGCGCACAAGATTCCAGACCATCTCGCCAGTTGACGTTGCACGGGCACTGCTGGACGCTGCCATGGAGAGCGCCTCTCCTGAACGTCACCGCCTGCGTACGGTGGGTGGTCCGGAAGTGCTCACCATGCGGCAGATGGCGGAGTCGTGGAAGGCGGTTACCGGCGCGCGGGGAACGATTGTGGAGGTGCCGTTGCCTGGGGCGATGGGTGCATTCCTGCGATCCGGCAACAACCTGATCCCCGGGCAAAAGGATGGCGTGGAGACGTTCGTGTCGTGGTTGGAAAAGCGCCGCGAAAGTTTGTAG
- the galU gene encoding UTP--glucose-1-phosphate uridylyltransferase GalU has product MTLDNNAVRKAVIPAAGLGTRFLPATKAMPKEMLPVVDKPAIQYVVEEAVKVGLHDVLMITGRSKRALEDHFDRVPALEATLAEKGDTAKLEAIQSATNLGDIHYVRQGDPNGLGHAVLRAKQHVGHEPFAVLLGDDLIDARDNLLSDMIAVQQKTGGSVVALIEVEPSKISAYGCADVEEIGEDGYVRIKQLVEKPSPEEAPSNLAVIGRYVLHPAVFDVLEKTEPGRGGEIQLTDALEVLAAGEGEGYGVYGVVFRGRRYDTGDKLSYLKACIELACEREDLGPELREWLPTFTASLPK; this is encoded by the coding sequence GTGACTCTCGATAACAATGCTGTCCGTAAGGCCGTCATCCCCGCAGCGGGTCTTGGTACCCGTTTCCTGCCTGCAACAAAGGCGATGCCGAAGGAAATGCTGCCCGTGGTTGACAAGCCAGCCATCCAGTACGTCGTCGAAGAAGCGGTCAAGGTTGGCCTGCACGACGTCCTGATGATCACTGGGCGCAGCAAGCGCGCCCTGGAGGATCATTTCGACCGTGTGCCGGCGCTGGAAGCGACGCTGGCCGAAAAGGGCGATACCGCCAAGCTTGAGGCCATCCAATCCGCCACCAACCTCGGTGACATCCACTACGTCCGCCAAGGCGACCCCAACGGCCTGGGCCACGCTGTCCTTCGTGCGAAGCAGCACGTCGGGCACGAGCCTTTTGCCGTACTCCTCGGCGATGACCTGATCGATGCCCGGGATAACCTCCTGAGCGACATGATCGCCGTCCAGCAAAAGACCGGCGGTTCCGTGGTTGCCCTGATCGAGGTGGAGCCCTCCAAGATCAGTGCCTATGGTTGCGCCGACGTCGAGGAGATCGGTGAAGACGGCTACGTCCGCATTAAGCAGCTGGTGGAAAAGCCTTCTCCGGAAGAAGCGCCGTCCAACCTTGCCGTGATCGGGCGCTACGTGCTGCATCCGGCAGTGTTCGATGTTCTCGAAAAGACCGAGCCGGGCCGTGGTGGCGAGATCCAGCTGACCGACGCCCTCGAGGTGCTGGCAGCCGGCGAAGGTGAAGGCTACGGCGTGTACGGCGTTGTTTTCCGGGGCCGTCGCTACGATACCGGTGACAAACTCAGCTACCTCAAGGCCTGCATCGAGTTGGCCTGCGAACGCGAGGACCTCGGTCCTGAACTGCGTGAGTGGCTGCCGACCTTCACTGCTTCGCTTCCCAAGTAA
- a CDS encoding AAA family ATPase produces MPVWSKASKASTEKKAEVVSLGQGQEEGSEELRKWLSGLKPVTGADTMLRFVKTPEGAIDLSNAHPSGLAQLLAGRRTRLSTLIRDRQQYLVAARAARNIRSKIFELSNDRGIEAGYLSAGTVVWTSAVGGKPQRVSAPVMLASIILTIRPGEDDFELQLTEQARMNPALVRHLKSVHGIVFDVNAVARMAYNTARFDPQPVLDRLATLVQPIHGAEVDFNLLVTTLADLSGNLDDPWINMNNPTVAALAVAANGGDIEPEPIKAGRFPSLDLRDPADELLLLDADTDQQYVVDAVRAGDSLVVSTPPGSGQTQTAINAIGALVSEGKSVLVVGDRQSSLAGLSAHLESLGLDSMLFRPGNGTTPQQLKGQLVRAIMRNEKALEPQLGNLHQTLTGHRHALMDHVASLHNVRERWGCSPYQAMQSLAELTSIHPAPSTTVRLKRSVLDNIKDREELAGRLRRAAELGSFSRASTSSPWYGARLVTRKETEEAQHLARLAEEKLPVLRDRMKQVSDHAEIRLGDTFTEWGAQLELLIAVRESLDKFTPDIFDRPVHDLISATASSAWRRERNLEMPSMQRSRLRRVAKEYVRPGVHIADLHSSLVLVQEQRALWAGYATTQRHPAVPSGLADLGALYRELDGELHRLGAALKHTSAGGSLHGTPYLELMERLERLVADTATLETLPERTLLIEEMREHGLGELLSDLAAREVPAGSVAAELDLAWWQSALEAMISGDDYLAMSDGDSLRRLEAEYRLADQAHIASGAARLRWQLAQKWRQGLLEHPRQAELLRALLKDGRVTLPALSAQAPELVPLLVPVWSVSPYLLTGVLPAEQKFDAVVVIDAESTSLQAVLPAIARAKQVVAFGDAKIAHARTFSVAVEPPVAGVASHENVDSAFKALARVLPTWQLNWVYRAVDEDLILQLSKNYYDGGLRRLPDGNSVTGLDRSILVEYIPDGTGLPGADHEGVESVTAEVNRVVDLVFEHARLRPRTSLAVVTASLRHAARIGEAIRLQLPNHPLLSTFFGAGPESFRVVDLERAQGLVRDHVIFSLGYGRTPHGRALHSFGPLSAEGGRNRFALAMTRARRSMHVLSCFRPEDLDLDRLAHGAVDFYELLDRELSGNSNLGTPASRAVASEQALGEDPLVADLGERLRARGARVWHLYDGVLDIAAAADPVHTIGREGAEIPTPVAIESDGTERYRRMSVRERSRLRPQLLERMGWRYMSLWTIEVFTDPSSCADRIGSYLGLENHIPRSTSPEHGFLDMDVEQLSVDKGQQTFAPSPARQAPDQIDDAADDADSEAENGKEVPLMEEATGPEGGSETESSAPGADTTEETADATAAAAKPGVSGILPTKAAEDDPRRWGDESGYDHEQWLKEQKPPHWG; encoded by the coding sequence ATGCCGGTATGGTCCAAGGCGTCTAAAGCTAGTACAGAAAAGAAGGCAGAAGTTGTGTCATTAGGTCAAGGCCAGGAAGAGGGCTCCGAAGAGCTCCGCAAATGGCTGTCTGGTCTTAAACCCGTCACCGGGGCGGACACGATGCTGCGTTTCGTCAAGACGCCCGAAGGCGCCATCGATTTGAGCAACGCACACCCCTCGGGGTTGGCGCAGTTGCTGGCAGGTCGCAGAACCCGTCTGTCCACGTTGATCCGGGACCGGCAGCAATACTTGGTGGCGGCCCGTGCCGCCCGCAACATCAGGTCCAAGATCTTTGAGCTGAGCAATGATCGCGGCATTGAAGCCGGATATTTGTCTGCGGGCACCGTGGTGTGGACCTCTGCCGTGGGCGGAAAACCGCAGCGTGTGTCGGCCCCTGTGATGCTCGCTTCCATCATCCTGACCATCAGGCCGGGTGAAGACGACTTTGAACTCCAGCTCACCGAGCAGGCACGCATGAACCCTGCCCTGGTGCGCCACCTCAAGTCAGTCCACGGCATAGTCTTTGACGTCAACGCCGTGGCGCGCATGGCCTACAACACGGCCCGGTTCGATCCCCAGCCGGTACTTGACCGCCTGGCCACACTCGTCCAGCCGATTCACGGCGCCGAGGTGGATTTCAACTTGCTGGTCACCACCCTGGCTGACCTCTCGGGAAACCTTGATGATCCCTGGATCAACATGAACAACCCCACCGTGGCAGCGCTTGCTGTTGCGGCAAACGGTGGTGACATTGAGCCTGAGCCCATTAAGGCGGGCCGGTTCCCGAGCCTTGACCTGCGAGATCCGGCAGATGAGCTCCTCCTGCTGGACGCCGACACGGACCAGCAGTACGTGGTGGATGCCGTCCGGGCCGGAGATTCCCTGGTAGTGAGCACCCCGCCGGGAAGCGGACAGACGCAAACGGCCATCAACGCGATCGGTGCGCTGGTCAGCGAAGGCAAATCCGTACTGGTGGTTGGGGACAGGCAGTCCAGCCTGGCGGGACTTTCCGCCCACTTGGAATCGCTCGGCCTCGACTCCATGCTGTTCCGCCCGGGTAACGGGACCACGCCGCAGCAGCTCAAAGGCCAGCTGGTCCGCGCCATCATGCGCAACGAAAAAGCGCTTGAGCCTCAACTGGGCAACTTGCACCAGACGCTCACCGGACACCGCCACGCCTTAATGGACCATGTAGCCTCGCTGCACAACGTCCGTGAGCGGTGGGGTTGCTCGCCGTACCAGGCCATGCAGTCGCTGGCAGAACTGACGTCCATCCATCCCGCGCCTTCCACCACGGTCCGACTGAAGCGCAGCGTCCTGGACAACATCAAGGACCGTGAAGAACTGGCCGGCCGCCTGCGCCGGGCAGCGGAGCTTGGCAGCTTCAGCAGGGCGTCCACTTCCAGCCCTTGGTATGGAGCGCGACTGGTGACGCGCAAGGAGACCGAGGAAGCCCAACACCTCGCCCGTCTGGCCGAGGAGAAGCTTCCCGTCCTGCGGGACCGGATGAAGCAGGTGTCCGATCACGCTGAAATCCGGCTGGGGGACACCTTCACCGAGTGGGGTGCGCAGCTCGAACTGCTCATCGCCGTCCGGGAGAGCCTGGATAAGTTCACCCCGGACATCTTTGACCGGCCGGTGCACGACCTCATTTCCGCGACTGCCAGTTCCGCGTGGCGCCGTGAGCGCAACTTGGAGATGCCTTCCATGCAGCGTTCCCGCCTGCGCCGGGTAGCCAAGGAATATGTGCGGCCCGGAGTCCACATCGCCGACCTTCACAGCTCCCTCGTCCTGGTTCAGGAGCAGCGGGCTCTGTGGGCCGGATACGCCACCACCCAGCGCCACCCGGCAGTGCCCTCCGGGCTCGCCGATCTTGGTGCGCTGTACCGGGAGTTGGATGGCGAGCTGCACCGCCTCGGTGCTGCCCTCAAGCACACCAGCGCTGGTGGCTCCCTGCACGGGACACCGTACTTGGAACTGATGGAGCGGCTGGAACGGCTTGTTGCTGACACGGCAACACTGGAGACACTTCCCGAACGCACCCTCCTGATCGAGGAAATGCGCGAGCACGGCCTTGGTGAGTTGCTGTCCGACCTGGCTGCCCGCGAGGTTCCTGCCGGCTCCGTGGCCGCCGAATTGGATCTGGCCTGGTGGCAATCCGCTTTGGAAGCCATGATCAGCGGCGACGACTACCTTGCGATGTCCGATGGCGATTCGCTGCGCCGCCTGGAAGCCGAATACCGGCTTGCTGACCAGGCCCACATCGCCAGTGGTGCTGCCCGTCTCCGCTGGCAGTTGGCACAGAAATGGCGCCAAGGCCTGCTTGAGCACCCCCGGCAGGCGGAACTGCTGCGAGCCTTGCTGAAGGATGGCCGGGTTACTTTGCCGGCGCTGAGCGCCCAGGCGCCTGAGCTTGTGCCACTCCTGGTGCCCGTTTGGTCTGTCAGCCCCTACCTCTTGACTGGTGTCCTCCCGGCCGAGCAAAAGTTTGACGCCGTGGTGGTCATCGACGCCGAATCCACCTCGCTGCAGGCCGTACTTCCTGCCATCGCCCGGGCGAAGCAGGTGGTGGCCTTCGGTGATGCGAAGATTGCGCATGCACGGACCTTCAGCGTTGCTGTGGAACCGCCTGTAGCCGGTGTTGCCAGCCACGAGAATGTTGACAGCGCCTTCAAGGCGCTGGCCAGGGTCCTTCCGACCTGGCAACTGAACTGGGTCTACCGCGCCGTAGACGAGGACCTGATCCTTCAGCTGAGCAAGAATTACTACGACGGTGGCCTGCGCCGCCTGCCCGACGGCAACTCTGTCACGGGACTGGACCGTTCCATCCTGGTGGAGTACATCCCCGATGGCACCGGGCTTCCGGGTGCAGACCATGAGGGCGTCGAGTCCGTCACTGCCGAGGTCAATCGCGTGGTGGACCTTGTGTTCGAACACGCAAGGCTGCGTCCCCGCACGTCCCTGGCGGTGGTAACTGCCAGCTTGCGCCATGCTGCCCGCATCGGCGAGGCCATCAGGCTTCAACTGCCCAACCACCCCCTGCTGTCCACGTTCTTTGGCGCCGGTCCCGAGTCCTTCCGTGTGGTGGATCTGGAGCGGGCCCAAGGCCTGGTACGGGACCACGTGATCTTCTCGCTTGGCTACGGCCGCACACCACATGGCCGGGCACTCCATTCGTTCGGTCCGCTGTCCGCCGAGGGTGGCCGGAACCGTTTCGCTTTGGCCATGACCCGCGCACGGCGTTCCATGCACGTCCTGAGCTGCTTCCGTCCCGAGGACCTTGACCTCGATCGGCTGGCTCATGGTGCAGTGGACTTCTACGAGCTGCTGGACCGGGAACTCTCGGGAAACAGCAACCTCGGTACACCCGCGTCCCGTGCTGTTGCCAGTGAGCAGGCGCTCGGTGAGGATCCCTTGGTTGCTGACCTTGGAGAACGCCTGCGGGCCCGGGGAGCCCGGGTCTGGCATCTCTACGATGGCGTTCTGGACATCGCAGCTGCGGCGGATCCCGTCCACACGATCGGCCGGGAGGGAGCAGAAATCCCCACACCTGTCGCGATCGAATCCGATGGCACTGAACGCTACCGGCGGATGAGCGTCCGGGAACGCAGCCGGCTGCGTCCGCAGCTGCTGGAGCGCATGGGATGGCGCTACATGTCCCTGTGGACCATTGAGGTCTTCACTGATCCTTCGTCCTGCGCGGATCGCATCGGATCCTACCTTGGGCTGGAGAATCACATTCCGCGGTCGACGTCGCCTGAGCATGGCTTCCTGGACATGGACGTTGAACAATTGAGTGTGGACAAGGGGCAGCAAACGTTCGCTCCAAGTCCGGCACGGCAGGCACCAGACCAGATTGACGACGCTGCCGATGATGCAGACAGCGAAGCAGAGAACGGGAAAGAAGTACCACTGATGGAAGAAGCAACTGGTCCTGAAGGCGGATCCGAGACCGAATCCTCCGCGCCAGGCGCCGACACCACTGAAGAAACTGCGGACGCCACGGCCGCCGCAGCCAAACCAGGCGTGAGTGGCATTCTGCCCACCAAAGCAGCGGAAGACGATCCCCGGCGCTGGGGCGATGAGTCCGGTTACGACCATGAGCAGTGGCTTAAGGAACAAAAGCCGCCGCACTGGGGCTAA
- the guaA gene encoding glutamine-hydrolyzing GMP synthase, with protein sequence MTTPTAPQTSQKPVLVVDYGAQYAQLIARRVREANVYSEIVPHTFTTEQLLAKNPAAIILSGGPSSVYAEGAPSVGADLFEAGVPVFGICYGFQAMANALGGKVAQTGLREYGATEALVVGDARSILDGVPSSQNTWMSHGDSVHEAPEGFEVLASTAGAPVAAFANDEKRLYGVQWHPEVKHSVHGQHVLENFLFKGAGLSPNWTTGNILEEQVERIRQQIGDSKVICGLSGGVDSAVAAALVQRAVGDQLTCVFVDHGLLREGEAEQVERDFVAATGVNLYVANEQERFQSALAGVSDPETKRKIIGREFIRAFEEAERAIIAQAAAEGEKIKFLVQGTLYPDVVESGGGEGAANIKSHHNVGGLPEDLQFELVEPLRALFKDEVRAVGAQLGLPQEIVGRQPFPGPGLGIRIVGEVTKERLDLLRKADAIARAELTAAGLDNDVWQMPVVLLADVRSVGVQGDGRTYGHPIVLRPVSSEDAMTADWSRLPYDLLARISNRITNEVDGVNRVVLDVTSKPPGTIEWE encoded by the coding sequence GTGACTACTCCCACCGCACCCCAAACTTCCCAGAAGCCGGTGCTGGTTGTTGACTACGGTGCCCAGTACGCGCAGCTGATTGCCCGCCGCGTCCGCGAAGCGAATGTGTATTCGGAAATTGTTCCGCACACCTTCACCACCGAGCAGCTTCTGGCCAAGAACCCGGCAGCCATCATCCTCTCCGGAGGACCCTCCAGCGTGTACGCAGAGGGAGCCCCGAGCGTCGGCGCTGATCTCTTCGAAGCCGGGGTGCCTGTATTTGGCATTTGCTACGGCTTCCAGGCGATGGCCAACGCGTTGGGCGGTAAGGTGGCCCAGACGGGTCTCCGCGAGTACGGCGCTACTGAAGCCCTTGTCGTAGGCGACGCCCGGTCCATCCTGGACGGCGTCCCCTCCTCACAGAACACCTGGATGAGCCACGGTGACTCCGTTCACGAGGCCCCTGAGGGCTTCGAAGTCCTCGCCTCCACGGCTGGTGCGCCGGTGGCTGCCTTCGCCAACGACGAGAAGCGCCTCTACGGTGTCCAGTGGCACCCCGAAGTCAAGCATTCAGTCCACGGCCAGCACGTCCTGGAGAACTTCCTGTTCAAGGGTGCGGGCCTGAGCCCCAACTGGACTACGGGCAATATCCTCGAAGAGCAGGTGGAGCGGATCCGTCAGCAGATCGGGGACTCCAAGGTTATTTGTGGTCTCTCCGGCGGCGTTGATTCCGCTGTTGCTGCGGCTTTGGTCCAGCGCGCCGTTGGCGACCAATTGACCTGTGTCTTCGTCGACCACGGACTCCTGCGTGAAGGCGAAGCCGAACAGGTTGAGCGCGACTTCGTGGCAGCCACGGGCGTCAACCTCTACGTAGCCAATGAGCAGGAACGCTTCCAGTCAGCATTGGCCGGGGTCAGCGATCCCGAAACCAAGCGCAAGATCATTGGCCGCGAATTCATTCGTGCCTTCGAGGAAGCGGAGCGGGCCATTATCGCCCAGGCTGCTGCCGAAGGCGAGAAGATCAAGTTCCTGGTTCAGGGAACCCTGTACCCGGACGTCGTCGAATCCGGTGGCGGCGAAGGTGCTGCCAACATCAAGAGCCACCACAACGTGGGCGGGCTTCCCGAGGACCTGCAGTTCGAGCTTGTTGAGCCGCTGCGGGCACTGTTCAAGGACGAAGTACGCGCAGTCGGCGCCCAGCTTGGGCTGCCGCAGGAAATCGTCGGCCGCCAGCCGTTCCCTGGCCCCGGTTTGGGAATCCGCATCGTGGGCGAAGTGACCAAGGAACGCCTGGACCTGCTGCGCAAGGCGGATGCCATTGCCCGTGCGGAGCTCACGGCTGCCGGCTTGGACAACGACGTCTGGCAGATGCCGGTAGTCCTCCTGGCCGATGTCCGAAGCGTTGGTGTCCAGGGTGATGGCCGTACCTACGGCCACCCGATCGTGCTGCGTCCGGTGTCCTCCGAAGACGCCATGACGGCGGACTGGTCGCGACTGCCTTACGACCTCCTTGCCCGGATCTCCAACCGCATCACCAATGAGGTCGACGGCGTGAACCGCGTGGTGCTGGATGTCACCAGCAAGCCACCGGGAACCATCGAGTGGGAATAG